From one Cyanobacterium stanieri PCC 7202 genomic stretch:
- a CDS encoding DNA polymerase beta domain protein region (PFAM: Nucleotidyltransferase domain~InterPro IPR002934~KEGG: cyn:Cyan7425_3147 DNA polymerase beta domain protein region~PFAM: DNA polymerase beta domain protein region~SPTR: DNA polymerase beta domain protein region): MNKQQVLDIIKTNQDRLNEFAVKELFLFGSVARGEETANSDVDFLVNFNRPVGLSKFLGLKPRPYRTALYFYCILDLTFSSFRYIVKI, translated from the coding sequence ATGAACAAACAGCAGGTTTTAGACATTATCAAAACGAACCAAGATCGTCTCAATGAATTTGCAGTAAAAGAATTATTTTTATTTGGCTCAGTGGCAAGGGGTGAGGAAACAGCAAATAGTGATGTAGATTTTTTAGTTAATTTTAATCGTCCTGTGGGATTATCAAAATTTCTGGGTCTGAAACCCCGTCCTTATAGGACGGCTTTATATTTTTATTGTATATTAGACTTGACATTTTCTTCTTTTCGCTATATAGTAAAGATATAG
- a CDS encoding transposase, IS605 OrfB family (PFAM: Probable transposase~TIGRFAM: transposase, IS605 OrfB family, central region~COGs: COG0675 Transposase and inactivated derivatives~InterPro IPR010095~KEGG: cyh:Cyan8802_4630 transposase, IS605 OrfB family~PFAM: transposase IS605 OrfB~SPTR: Transposase, IS605 OrfB family;~TIGRFAM: transposase, IS605 OrfB family), whose amino-acid sequence MYQTQKNQIRGLSKSEFVALQTLCRLTKNLYNVGLYQIRQFFFLENGFLRYESNYHQCKTNENYKLLNTDIAQQTLKVVDRSFRSFFNLIKKAKSGNYQFNQIALPRYLKKDGYFPLIMPRIIVKDGYFKVPMSREFKKEYGEVKIPFPQRLNPEKLKEVRIYPKYNCQFFEVEFITKEEPQIVEFKSDNALAVDLGLNNLATCVSTNGASFIIDGRRLKSYNHWYNKVNAKLQSIKDKQGLKAITKRQGRLLLKRNNQVRDYLSKTARYIVETCLRLDIGTLIVGVTKGWKQNAHMGKRNNQNFIQIPHYSLREKLKALCENYGIQYLEQEESYTSKASALDNDNIPVYSPDNIVKHIFSGKRVKRGLYQSKDGTRVNADCNGAFNIGRKSKHEGFAQVCSGLLTSPLRITNLNVSLN is encoded by the coding sequence ATGTATCAAACACAGAAAAACCAAATTAGAGGACTGTCTAAATCTGAATTTGTAGCCCTGCAAACGTTGTGTAGATTAACAAAAAATCTATATAACGTGGGCTTGTATCAGATTAGGCAGTTTTTCTTTTTAGAGAATGGTTTTCTGCGTTATGAATCTAATTATCACCAATGCAAAACAAATGAAAACTACAAATTATTAAATACCGATATAGCCCAACAAACCTTGAAAGTTGTAGATAGAAGTTTTCGTTCTTTCTTCAACTTAATAAAAAAGGCAAAATCTGGAAATTATCAATTCAATCAGATTGCTTTGCCTCGATACTTAAAGAAAGATGGTTATTTCCCTTTGATAATGCCGAGAATTATCGTCAAAGATGGATACTTTAAAGTTCCTATGTCTAGGGAATTTAAGAAAGAGTATGGGGAGGTTAAAATACCTTTCCCTCAACGCTTAAATCCTGAAAAATTAAAGGAAGTTAGAATATATCCAAAATATAATTGTCAGTTCTTTGAGGTTGAGTTTATCACGAAGGAAGAACCACAGATAGTTGAGTTTAAGTCAGATAATGCGTTAGCGGTAGATTTAGGTCTAAATAATCTTGCTACTTGTGTTAGTACCAATGGGGCATCGTTTATTATCGATGGTCGCAGATTAAAAAGTTACAACCATTGGTATAACAAGGTAAATGCGAAACTGCAATCTATCAAGGATAAGCAGGGTCTAAAGGCTATCACTAAAAGGCAAGGGAGATTGTTACTCAAGAGGAATAATCAGGTTAGAGACTATCTAAGCAAAACAGCAAGATACATTGTGGAAACTTGTCTTCGCCTAGATATAGGTACTCTAATTGTGGGAGTAACCAAAGGCTGGAAACAGAATGCACACATGGGCAAAAGGAATAACCAGAATTTTATACAAATCCCTCACTATTCCCTTAGAGAAAAACTTAAGGCTTTATGCGAAAACTATGGTATCCAATACTTAGAGCAGGAAGAATCCTATACTAGCAAGGCAAGTGCCTTGGATAATGACAATATCCCTGTTTATTCTCCTGACAATATCGTTAAGCATATTTTTAGTGGTAAACGAGTAAAGCGTGGCTTATACCAGTCAAAAGATGGTACAAGGGTAAACGCTGATTGTAATGGAGCCTTTAACATAGGTAGAAAAAGTAAGCATGAGGGCTTTGCCCAAGTGTGTAGTGGACTTTTGACAAG